In Phenylobacterium zucineum HLK1, one DNA window encodes the following:
- a CDS encoding TonB-dependent receptor plug domain-containing protein, whose translation MNKILLAAGVAGLALAAAQTASAQSIDYGSLQALFNEPVTTSATGSPQRSTRVPVDMDIISAEDIERSGAVDLPTILSRVAGVDVLAWSADTADVGVRGYNQAMSARLLVLINGRQSYLDHYGFTNWATLPVRLEEIRQIEVVKGPNAALFGFNAVGGVVNIITYNPKFDDTDFITVRGGTEDYAEASVGQTVKLGEQFSARVTGGYSRQDQWRNSVGVADRLIPNPERATLNVDTVTQLADKVELRVEGGWTHNRQAGFISTYSYGPSKYLTESLKAALTWESKAGLIQATAYQNNLTAKSEIASIDTRWENKIQVFNVQDLFKVGANHTFRVAGEYRRNETPTTPGHTAKIKYDVLSASGMWNWQVTEKFALTTAIRHDKLSLEREGDLAPGLPNQNAALWDRTIKETTYNVGAVFTPTDADTFRATYARGVQLPTLVDLGALQLIIPAAPGVNIAYVGNPGLAPTVVTNFGVGYDRDLPQIRGRAGIRFFVQKSEDIKGQPNSAQLDIMPTATSLPGFSYRNIGDSKLKGVEVLASGKYANGMHWNANYTYTDVEDDTLAAFDAATRYAAYELSTPKHRANLNVGWTNETWTVDGFVRYEGSKDLYYAAAVRPVDSFVSLAGRVAREFDGGVTVAVSGQNLLSERQQQTSGLKAERRLFLSVAKAW comes from the coding sequence ATGAACAAGATCCTTCTGGCCGCCGGCGTCGCCGGGCTGGCCCTCGCGGCCGCCCAGACGGCGAGCGCGCAATCCATCGACTACGGCTCCCTGCAGGCGCTGTTCAACGAGCCGGTCACCACCAGCGCCACGGGTTCGCCCCAGCGCTCGACGCGGGTGCCGGTGGACATGGACATCATCAGCGCCGAGGACATCGAGCGTTCGGGCGCCGTCGACCTGCCGACGATCCTGTCGCGCGTGGCCGGCGTCGACGTGCTGGCGTGGAGCGCCGACACCGCCGACGTGGGCGTCCGCGGCTACAACCAGGCCATGTCGGCCCGCCTGCTGGTGCTGATCAACGGCCGCCAGAGCTACCTCGACCACTACGGCTTCACCAACTGGGCCACCCTGCCGGTGCGCCTTGAGGAGATCCGCCAGATCGAGGTCGTGAAGGGCCCCAACGCCGCGCTCTTCGGCTTCAACGCCGTCGGCGGCGTGGTGAACATCATCACCTACAACCCGAAGTTCGACGACACGGACTTCATCACCGTCCGCGGCGGGACCGAGGACTACGCCGAAGCCTCGGTCGGCCAGACCGTGAAGCTGGGCGAGCAGTTCAGCGCCCGCGTGACCGGCGGCTACAGCCGTCAGGACCAGTGGCGGAATTCGGTCGGCGTCGCCGACCGCCTCATCCCGAACCCGGAACGGGCGACCCTGAACGTCGACACCGTCACCCAGCTGGCCGACAAGGTCGAGCTGCGCGTGGAAGGCGGCTGGACCCACAACCGCCAGGCCGGCTTCATCTCGACCTACTCCTACGGCCCGTCGAAGTACCTGACCGAGTCGCTCAAGGCCGCCCTGACCTGGGAATCCAAGGCCGGTCTGATCCAGGCCACCGCCTACCAGAACAACCTCACGGCCAAGAGCGAGATCGCCAGCATCGACACCCGCTGGGAGAACAAGATCCAGGTCTTCAACGTCCAGGATCTGTTCAAGGTCGGCGCGAACCACACCTTCCGCGTCGCGGGCGAATACCGGCGGAACGAAACGCCGACCACGCCCGGCCACACCGCCAAGATCAAGTACGACGTGCTCTCGGCCTCGGGCATGTGGAACTGGCAGGTCACCGAGAAGTTCGCGCTGACCACCGCGATCCGCCACGACAAGCTCAGCCTCGAGCGTGAAGGCGACCTGGCTCCCGGCCTGCCGAACCAGAACGCGGCGCTGTGGGACCGCACGATCAAGGAGACCACCTACAACGTGGGCGCGGTCTTCACCCCCACCGACGCCGACACCTTCCGGGCCACCTACGCCCGCGGCGTGCAGCTGCCGACCCTGGTCGACCTGGGCGCCCTGCAACTGATCATCCCGGCCGCGCCGGGCGTGAACATCGCCTACGTCGGCAACCCGGGGCTGGCGCCGACCGTCGTGACCAACTTCGGCGTCGGCTACGACCGCGACCTGCCGCAGATCCGCGGCAGGGCCGGCATCCGGTTCTTCGTCCAGAAGAGCGAGGACATCAAAGGCCAGCCGAACTCGGCGCAGCTCGACATCATGCCGACCGCCACGTCGCTGCCGGGCTTCTCCTACCGCAACATCGGCGACTCGAAGCTGAAGGGCGTCGAGGTGCTGGCCAGCGGCAAGTACGCCAACGGCATGCACTGGAACGCCAACTACACCTACACGGACGTCGAGGACGACACCCTGGCGGCCTTCGATGCGGCGACGCGCTATGCGGCCTACGAGCTGAGCACGCCGAAGCACCGGGCCAACCTGAATGTCGGCTGGACCAATGAGACTTGGACCGTCGACGGCTTCGTCCGCTACGAGGGTTCGAAGGATCTCTACTACGCCGCCGCGGTGCGCCCGGTGGACTCCTTCGTGAGCCTCGCCGGCCGAGTCGCCCGCGAATTCGACGGCGGCGTCACGGTCGCGGTCAGCGGCCAGAACCTGCTCAGCGAGCGTCAGCAGCAGACGAGCGGCCTGAAGGCCGAGCGCCGGCTGTTCCTGTCGGTCGCCAAGGCCTGGTGA
- a CDS encoding Nramp family divalent metal transporter, producing the protein MVRILRRLRGAATFRELGPGLVTGAADDDPSGIATYSQAGAQFGYGLLWTTVITYPLMTAVQLVSARIGRVTGHGLAQNMAQVLPRPLVFGLVCLLFVANTINIGADLAAMGAAAELVVGWGGQLFTVAFALLSLSLQLFVPYVRYARFLKWLTLVLLSYVAVVLVVNIDWPQALTAIVVPRFEASREALMMIVAVFGTTISPYLFFWQSSQEVEEIRNHAGAQPLLEAPRQAPRELHRIRVDTFFGMAVSNLVALAIMLSAAATLHAAGRTDIRTSAEAAEALRPVAGEFAFALFSLGIVGTGLLAVPVLAGSAAYAFGESRGWKCGLENKPWEAVGFYAVIGAATLLGLGIGFSPMPPLRALFWSAVINGIVAVPIMAAMMWVASRRDRMGRFRASPTVLTLGWTATAVMGIAVVAMALAG; encoded by the coding sequence ATGGTCCGGATCCTCAGGCGCCTGCGGGGCGCTGCGACCTTCCGAGAGCTGGGGCCCGGCCTCGTCACGGGCGCGGCCGACGACGATCCCAGCGGCATAGCCACCTACAGCCAGGCCGGGGCCCAGTTCGGCTACGGCCTGCTGTGGACCACCGTGATCACCTATCCGCTGATGACCGCGGTGCAGCTGGTCAGCGCCCGCATCGGCCGGGTGACCGGTCATGGCCTGGCGCAGAACATGGCCCAGGTCCTGCCGAGGCCCCTGGTGTTCGGGCTCGTCTGCCTGCTGTTCGTCGCCAACACCATCAACATCGGCGCGGACCTGGCCGCCATGGGCGCGGCGGCCGAGCTGGTCGTCGGCTGGGGCGGCCAGCTCTTCACGGTGGCGTTCGCGCTGCTGTCGCTGAGCCTGCAGCTGTTCGTGCCCTACGTCCGCTATGCGCGGTTCCTGAAGTGGCTGACGCTGGTGCTGCTGAGCTATGTCGCCGTCGTGCTGGTGGTGAACATCGACTGGCCGCAGGCGCTGACCGCGATCGTCGTCCCCCGGTTCGAGGCCAGCCGCGAGGCGCTGATGATGATCGTCGCCGTCTTCGGCACCACGATCAGCCCCTATCTCTTCTTCTGGCAGAGCAGCCAGGAGGTGGAGGAGATCCGCAACCACGCCGGCGCGCAGCCGCTGCTCGAGGCCCCGCGCCAGGCCCCCCGCGAACTGCACCGCATCCGGGTGGACACCTTCTTCGGCATGGCGGTCTCGAACCTCGTGGCGCTCGCGATCATGCTGAGCGCGGCGGCGACGCTGCATGCGGCCGGCCGAACCGACATCCGCACCTCCGCCGAGGCGGCCGAGGCGTTGCGGCCGGTGGCGGGCGAGTTCGCCTTCGCCCTGTTCAGCCTCGGGATCGTGGGCACCGGCCTGCTGGCGGTGCCGGTCCTGGCCGGCTCGGCCGCCTACGCCTTCGGCGAATCGCGGGGCTGGAAGTGCGGGCTGGAGAACAAGCCCTGGGAGGCGGTGGGCTTCTACGCCGTCATCGGCGCGGCGACGCTGCTGGGGCTCGGCATCGGCTTCTCGCCCATGCCGCCACTCCGGGCCCTGTTCTGGAGCGCGGTGATCAACGGAATCGTCGCCGTGCCGATCATGGCCGCCATGATGTGGGTCGCCAGCCGCCGCGACCGGATGGGACGGTTCCGGGCCAGCCCCACGGTCCTGACCCTCGGCTGGACCGCCACCGCGGTCATGGGGATCGCGGTCGTGGCCATGGCCCTCGCCGGCTAG
- a CDS encoding COG4223 family protein, which translates to MTASTDPALPKNPAEYRRRPLGLGLWSLMALCVLCVLAGAGAAVLAPRLWEGAPAQEPQPAAEIAAPEPAPPPEPSPEAAEIDRLNARIAELESRGARSSEAAAAALAAAALVDATQASTPFGGELAALRAAAPGLPELAALAPVAEMGAPSRAALAASFPDYAARAASAARAPDAGDRLADRILYVVTRIVSVRRISNVSGSGPDAALARAERALAEGDVVGALEALETLPPAAREAMSPWLAQAERRAVIDRQAASLRARAIRDFGDGEAE; encoded by the coding sequence ATGACCGCCTCCACCGATCCCGCCCTGCCGAAGAACCCCGCCGAGTACCGCCGTCGGCCGCTGGGCCTGGGCCTCTGGTCGCTGATGGCGCTCTGCGTGCTCTGCGTCCTGGCCGGCGCCGGCGCCGCCGTGCTGGCGCCGCGGCTGTGGGAGGGCGCGCCCGCGCAGGAGCCGCAGCCCGCGGCCGAGATCGCCGCGCCCGAGCCCGCCCCGCCGCCCGAGCCGTCGCCGGAAGCCGCCGAGATCGACCGCCTGAACGCCCGCATCGCCGAGCTGGAGAGCCGCGGCGCCCGATCCAGCGAGGCCGCAGCCGCCGCCCTGGCCGCCGCGGCGCTGGTGGACGCCACCCAGGCCTCGACCCCGTTCGGCGGAGAGCTCGCCGCGCTGCGCGCGGCCGCGCCGGGCCTGCCCGAGCTGGCGGCCCTCGCCCCTGTCGCCGAGATGGGGGCGCCCAGCCGGGCCGCGCTCGCCGCCAGCTTCCCCGACTACGCCGCGCGCGCGGCCAGCGCGGCGCGGGCTCCCGACGCCGGGGACCGGCTGGCCGACCGCATCCTCTATGTCGTGACCCGGATCGTGAGCGTCCGGCGGATCAGCAACGTCTCGGGGTCGGGGCCGGACGCCGCCCTGGCCCGCGCCGAGCGCGCCTTGGCCGAAGGCGACGTGGTGGGCGCGCTGGAGGCGCTGGAGACCCTGCCGCCGGCCGCGCGCGAGGCCATGTCGCCCTGGCTGGCCCAGGCCGAGCGCCGGGCGGTGATCGACCGGCAGGCCGCCAGCCTCCGGGCGCGCGCGATCCGCGACTTCGGCGATGGAGAGGCTGAATGA
- a CDS encoding heme biosynthesis HemY N-terminal domain-containing protein produces MIRAAIVFFMVAAVAVAVLALTGDPGRASVVWLGWRADMTAAAAILIALLASLLAAVAWRTVLWILDAPQRAERARAEARRRQASDVLSRGFLAAAGGDGSEARRLARKAADLASDAPGLVRVLAAQAAEAAGDLDEARAAYTAMLGFPEMRLAGHKGLMQLAAAQGARETALRHAQEAYGEARTARWAWRALLEAKLEAGDWPQALDLMKGALDRKIVPPVVAERARAALLAASAAQLEHAPEPKARALAMDHAVEAAKLAPGFAPGVVMAARLLAQAGKVGRAAATVENAWRVAPHPALWLAYRDLRTDETPRERAQRLSELAAVNPTHRESLILHVERALIAGEPAAAHEAAGALEAEPVTARIAGLMARAAFAAGAPDEARVWLARGISAPHEPDWSDLDPEGRAFAYHASDWARLVITYAESGELIHPRHERAERTLRELPELPLAYDDEPMLTEPVLYPVEAEDYGEPEPPALPGPGTGSGRRGGGRRRLATGPRAAK; encoded by the coding sequence ATGATCCGCGCCGCGATCGTCTTCTTCATGGTGGCCGCCGTGGCGGTGGCCGTCCTCGCCCTGACCGGCGATCCGGGGCGGGCCAGCGTGGTCTGGCTGGGCTGGCGCGCCGACATGACGGCCGCGGCGGCGATCCTCATCGCGCTGCTGGCCAGCCTGCTCGCCGCCGTCGCCTGGCGCACGGTGCTGTGGATCCTGGATGCGCCGCAGCGGGCCGAACGGGCGAGAGCCGAGGCGCGCCGGCGGCAGGCCAGCGACGTGCTCTCCCGGGGTTTCCTGGCCGCGGCGGGCGGCGACGGCTCCGAGGCGCGGCGCCTCGCCCGCAAGGCGGCCGACCTGGCGTCGGACGCGCCGGGCCTGGTCCGCGTGCTCGCCGCCCAGGCCGCCGAGGCCGCCGGGGACCTGGACGAGGCCCGCGCCGCCTACACGGCCATGCTGGGCTTTCCCGAGATGCGGCTGGCCGGCCACAAGGGCCTGATGCAGCTCGCCGCCGCCCAGGGCGCGCGCGAGACGGCGCTGCGCCACGCCCAGGAGGCCTATGGCGAGGCCCGCACCGCCCGCTGGGCCTGGCGGGCCCTGCTGGAGGCCAAGCTGGAGGCCGGCGACTGGCCCCAGGCGCTGGACCTCATGAAGGGCGCGCTGGACCGCAAGATCGTGCCGCCGGTGGTGGCCGAGCGGGCGCGCGCGGCGCTTCTGGCCGCCTCGGCCGCCCAGCTCGAGCATGCGCCCGAACCCAAGGCCCGGGCCCTGGCCATGGACCACGCCGTCGAGGCGGCCAAGCTCGCCCCCGGCTTCGCGCCCGGCGTGGTGATGGCCGCGCGCCTGCTGGCCCAGGCCGGCAAGGTCGGCCGGGCCGCCGCGACGGTCGAGAACGCCTGGCGGGTCGCGCCGCATCCGGCGCTGTGGCTCGCCTACCGCGACCTGCGCACCGACGAGACCCCGCGCGAACGGGCCCAGCGCCTGTCCGAGCTGGCCGCGGTCAATCCCACCCACCGCGAGAGCCTGATCCTGCACGTCGAGCGTGCGCTGATCGCCGGCGAGCCGGCCGCCGCGCACGAGGCCGCCGGCGCGCTGGAGGCCGAGCCGGTCACGGCCCGCATCGCCGGCCTGATGGCCCGGGCGGCCTTCGCCGCCGGAGCCCCCGACGAGGCCAGGGTCTGGCTGGCGCGGGGCATCAGCGCCCCGCACGAGCCGGACTGGTCCGACCTCGACCCCGAGGGCCGCGCCTTCGCCTACCACGCCTCGGACTGGGCCCGCCTCGTCATCACCTACGCCGAGAGCGGCGAGCTGATCCATCCGCGCCACGAGCGGGCCGAGCGCACCCTGCGCGAGCTGCCGGAGCTGCCGCTGGCCTATGACGACGAGCCCATGCTGACCGAGCCGGTCCTCTATCCGGTCGAGGCCGAGGACTACGGCGAACCCGAGCCGCCGGCCCTGCCCGGACCGGGAACGGGAAGCGGCCGCCGGGGCGGCGGACGGCGGCGTCTGGCGACCGGGCCCCGCGCCGCCAAGTAG
- a CDS encoding SIR2 family NAD-dependent protein deacylase, which translates to MSTADLSRMIAEARRMVVFTGAGISTESGIPDFRSPGGVWSRMKPIYFQEFVASEEKRREAWERAFSGRAGWVGREPNAGHYAVARLVTLGKASSVITQNVDNLHQASGVPAEKVIELHGNASYATCLECGERHELDELKGLYQATGDLPACRACGGLVKTATISFGQPMPEGPMQRAEAETLACDLFLVLGSSLVVYPAAGFPIMAKRHGARLVIVNREPTELDPYADLVLHDEIGPVMTAAAATD; encoded by the coding sequence ATGTCCACAGCCGACCTCTCCAGGATGATCGCCGAGGCCCGGCGCATGGTGGTGTTCACCGGCGCGGGGATCTCGACCGAGTCCGGCATCCCGGATTTCCGCAGCCCCGGCGGCGTCTGGAGCCGGATGAAGCCCATCTACTTCCAGGAGTTCGTGGCCAGCGAGGAGAAGAGGCGCGAGGCCTGGGAGCGGGCGTTCTCGGGCCGCGCCGGGTGGGTGGGCCGGGAGCCGAACGCCGGACATTACGCCGTCGCCCGGCTGGTGACCCTGGGCAAGGCCTCCAGCGTCATCACCCAGAACGTCGACAACCTGCACCAGGCCTCGGGCGTGCCGGCCGAGAAGGTGATCGAGCTGCACGGCAACGCCAGCTACGCCACGTGCCTGGAGTGCGGCGAGCGCCATGAGCTGGATGAGCTGAAGGGGCTGTACCAGGCGACCGGCGACCTGCCCGCCTGCCGCGCCTGCGGGGGTCTCGTGAAGACCGCGACCATCTCGTTCGGCCAGCCGATGCCGGAAGGTCCGATGCAGCGCGCCGAGGCCGAGACCCTGGCCTGCGACCTGTTCCTGGTCCTCGGCTCCTCGCTGGTGGTCTATCCGGCGGCGGGGTTCCCGATCATGGCCAAGCGCCACGGGGCAAGGCTGGTCATCGTCAACCGCGAGCCCACCGAGCTCGACCCCTACGCGGACCTCGTCCTGCACGACGAGATCGGTCCGGTGATGACGGCGGCGGCAGCGACGGACTAA
- a CDS encoding BON domain-containing protein produces the protein MARPGDRDTPHDNRSEGGQATRETGGGYSGPPGYGRGYGRDFGGGGLNQGFDGSWGQGYGGSVAPTDYREGFGGEAYGGGMSGDDYQRSFGGRGEDFGADDRTWIDRRADERSAPDSGPHSGKGPKGWARTDGRVREQVCERLMEDRLLDAREVEVAVEGGVVTLRGEVPGASDPQLAEMLTRETPGVREVRNEIVHRPGPRRPL, from the coding sequence ATGGCCCGCCCCGGCGACCGCGACACGCCCCACGACAACCGCAGCGAAGGCGGCCAGGCCACCCGGGAGACCGGCGGCGGCTACTCCGGACCGCCCGGCTATGGGCGCGGCTACGGCCGCGACTTCGGCGGCGGAGGACTCAACCAGGGCTTCGACGGCAGCTGGGGCCAGGGGTACGGCGGCAGCGTCGCCCCCACCGACTACCGCGAAGGTTTCGGCGGCGAGGCCTACGGCGGCGGCATGAGCGGCGACGACTACCAGCGCAGCTTCGGCGGCCGAGGAGAGGACTTCGGGGCCGACGACCGCACCTGGATCGACCGGCGGGCCGACGAGCGTTCGGCGCCCGACAGCGGCCCCCACAGCGGCAAAGGGCCCAAGGGCTGGGCGCGCACCGACGGCCGCGTGCGCGAGCAGGTGTGCGAGCGGCTGATGGAGGACCGGCTGCTCGACGCCCGCGAGGTGGAGGTGGCGGTCGAGGGCGGGGTGGTCACCCTGCGCGGCGAGGTTCCCGGCGCGTCGGATCCGCAGCTGGCCGAGATGCTGACCCGCGAGACGCCGGGCGTGCGGGAGGTCCGCAACGAGATCGTCCACCGCCCCGGCCCCAGGCGGCCGCTCTGA
- a CDS encoding glycosyltransferase, which translates to MSRIVYLGFPTGAVSGGQKVILRHVEALRELGFDAVYWRRADNVLPTWLDHKAPVEADTPFRPDDILVLPTDAPNAMEAVATRLPNRALLFCQNQYSLLNIGLAPANRFPAERAPDFIVPGPLIARSIQRLFPRARVEVIPCFADERIFVPGAERRHAVATVPRKRPGEMNMVRNYLRQVHPRHAELPWIPIEGATEAQIAGVFGASTLCLSLSRFESVGMTPLEAMACGCVVAGFTGIGGWDFATPQNGFWAPEDDVEAAGEALARAADLVLTGGPALSSMLEAGRATAEQWSYARFRTALEEVWMRLAPEARLRDGPLD; encoded by the coding sequence ATGAGTCGGATCGTCTATCTGGGATTTCCGACCGGCGCCGTCTCGGGCGGCCAGAAGGTGATCCTGCGCCATGTCGAGGCCCTGCGGGAGCTCGGCTTCGACGCGGTGTACTGGCGCCGCGCCGACAACGTCCTGCCGACGTGGCTCGATCACAAGGCCCCCGTCGAGGCCGACACGCCCTTCCGGCCCGACGACATCCTCGTCCTGCCCACCGACGCGCCCAACGCCATGGAGGCGGTCGCCACCCGCCTGCCGAACCGGGCGCTGCTGTTCTGCCAGAACCAGTACTCGCTGCTGAACATCGGCCTGGCGCCGGCCAACCGCTTCCCCGCCGAGCGGGCGCCCGACTTCATCGTCCCGGGGCCGCTGATCGCCCGCTCGATCCAGCGGTTGTTCCCGCGGGCGCGGGTCGAGGTGATCCCGTGCTTCGCCGACGAGCGGATCTTCGTCCCCGGCGCCGAGCGGCGGCACGCCGTCGCCACCGTGCCGCGCAAGCGGCCCGGCGAGATGAACATGGTCCGCAACTACCTGCGGCAAGTCCACCCGCGCCACGCCGAGCTCCCCTGGATCCCGATCGAGGGCGCTACGGAGGCGCAGATCGCGGGCGTCTTCGGGGCCAGCACCCTGTGCCTGAGCCTCAGCCGGTTCGAATCGGTGGGCATGACCCCGCTGGAGGCCATGGCCTGCGGCTGCGTCGTGGCGGGCTTCACCGGCATCGGCGGCTGGGACTTCGCCACGCCGCAGAACGGCTTCTGGGCGCCCGAGGACGACGTCGAAGCGGCGGGCGAGGCCCTGGCCCGCGCCGCCGACCTGGTGCTGACCGGGGGCCCCGCCCTCTCCAGCATGCTCGAGGCCGGCCGCGCCACGGCCGAGCAATGGTCCTACGCCCGGTTCCGCACGGCGCTGGAGGAGGTGTGGATGCGTCTGGCGCCCGAGGCGCGCCTCAGGGACGGCCCGCTGGATTGA
- a CDS encoding methyl-accepting chemotaxis protein — MKMPRFSGLSLVVKMAVAPAVAVLVLALVSGGAFYSQHQQAQALDRIVKHDMAASLRVAAISNRITAAHLQIYQAMTSQAGAVAGGPSDAPERLQALMGEVDAIKAEIETLKKDLPKAQQARFDQVTKDLADYRGGIEVVGSMLGVDFATAVAFVQPFEEHYARMTDTLAQARNVVQADADRRAKESAAQAAMTGKIVMGGSLLTLLAVAWLSAAVIMGVRRGIRGIAQGTEALAGGDHDVDLEPLQRGDELGAIVRGLGVFKENLQRMDAMRKEQEESRAREAAMREQVEAERAKTQEAQVAVVHALAEGLARLSQGDLKHRLATPFTAEYEQLRTDFNGAVAKLEDAMKVIAANAGQINIGADQIANASDDLSKRTEQQAASLEETAAALDQITATVRKTAEGASHARDVVAAARDDGERSGEVVRNAVAAMNEIEKSSGEISQIIGVIDEIAFQTNLLALNAGVEAARAGDAGKGFAVVASEVRALAQRSADAAKEIKTLISASTQQVGQGVTLVGEAGEALNRIVSKVTEINSVVSEIAASAQEQATGLNEVNTAVNQMDQLTQQNAAMVEESTAASHALRSEAAELRRLIGEFDTGQPAPAERAPAPRPAAARPAISAAAPAPAPRARVAYASGAATAARVDSWEEF, encoded by the coding sequence ATGAAAATGCCCCGCTTCAGCGGCCTGTCCCTCGTCGTGAAGATGGCGGTCGCCCCCGCGGTCGCCGTGCTCGTCCTGGCGCTCGTCTCGGGCGGCGCCTTCTACAGCCAGCACCAGCAGGCCCAGGCGCTCGACCGCATCGTCAAGCACGACATGGCGGCCAGCCTGCGTGTGGCGGCGATCTCCAACCGCATCACCGCGGCCCACCTGCAGATCTACCAGGCGATGACCAGCCAGGCCGGCGCCGTCGCCGGCGGCCCGTCGGACGCGCCGGAGCGGCTGCAGGCCCTCATGGGCGAAGTGGACGCCATCAAGGCTGAGATCGAGACGCTGAAGAAGGACCTGCCGAAGGCGCAGCAGGCGCGCTTCGACCAGGTGACCAAGGACCTTGCCGACTACCGCGGCGGGATCGAGGTGGTCGGCTCGATGCTAGGCGTCGACTTCGCCACCGCGGTGGCGTTCGTCCAGCCCTTCGAGGAACACTATGCGCGGATGACCGACACGCTCGCCCAGGCGCGCAACGTCGTGCAGGCCGACGCGGACCGGCGGGCGAAGGAAAGCGCCGCCCAGGCGGCGATGACCGGCAAGATCGTCATGGGCGGCTCGCTGCTGACCCTGCTGGCGGTGGCCTGGCTTTCGGCGGCGGTCATCATGGGCGTGCGGCGCGGCATCCGCGGCATCGCCCAGGGCACCGAGGCGCTGGCGGGCGGCGACCACGACGTCGACCTCGAGCCGCTGCAGCGCGGCGACGAACTCGGCGCGATCGTGCGCGGCCTCGGCGTCTTCAAGGAAAACCTCCAGCGCATGGACGCCATGCGCAAGGAGCAGGAGGAGAGCCGGGCGCGGGAAGCGGCCATGCGCGAGCAGGTCGAGGCCGAACGCGCCAAGACCCAGGAAGCCCAGGTCGCGGTCGTGCACGCGCTGGCCGAAGGCCTGGCGCGGCTCTCGCAGGGCGACCTGAAGCATCGCCTCGCCACCCCGTTCACCGCCGAGTACGAGCAGCTGCGCACCGACTTCAACGGCGCCGTGGCCAAGCTCGAGGACGCCATGAAGGTGATCGCGGCCAACGCCGGCCAGATCAACATCGGCGCCGACCAGATCGCCAATGCGTCCGATGACCTGTCCAAGCGCACCGAGCAGCAGGCGGCCAGCCTGGAAGAGACCGCCGCGGCGCTCGACCAGATCACCGCCACGGTCCGCAAGACCGCCGAGGGGGCCAGCCACGCCCGCGACGTGGTCGCCGCCGCCAGGGACGACGGCGAGCGCTCGGGCGAGGTGGTCCGAAACGCCGTGGCCGCCATGAACGAGATCGAGAAGTCCTCGGGCGAGATCAGCCAGATCATCGGCGTCATCGACGAGATCGCCTTCCAGACCAACCTGCTGGCCCTGAACGCGGGGGTGGAAGCCGCCCGCGCCGGCGACGCCGGCAAGGGCTTCGCGGTCGTCGCTTCCGAGGTTCGGGCCCTGGCCCAGCGCTCGGCCGACGCGGCCAAGGAGATCAAGACCCTGATCTCGGCGTCCACCCAGCAGGTGGGGCAGGGCGTCACCCTCGTCGGCGAGGCGGGCGAGGCCCTGAACCGGATCGTCTCGAAGGTCACCGAGATCAACAGCGTCGTCTCGGAGATCGCCGCCTCGGCCCAGGAGCAGGCCACCGGCCTCAACGAGGTGAACACGGCCGTCAACCAGATGGACCAGCTCACCCAGCAGAACGCCGCCATGGTGGAGGAATCCACCGCCGCCAGCCATGCGCTGCGCAGCGAGGCCGCCGAGCTGCGCCGCCTGATCGGCGAGTTCGACACCGGGCAGCCGGCGCCGGCCGAGCGGGCCCCAGCGCCGAGGCCCGCAGCGGCCCGGCCGGCGATTTCCGCCGCCGCCCCGGCGCCAGCGCCGCGCGCCAGGGTCGCCTACGCCTCCGGCGCGGCGACCGCCGCCCGGGTGGACTCCTGGGAGGAGTTCTAG
- a CDS encoding DUF167 family protein — translation MSLKLAVRVTPKGGRDAIDGWGADEAGRPVLKVRVSAAPADGAANAAVVALLAKALKVPKSAVRIAAGETARIKRLEIDGASEADAARAFGAPP, via the coding sequence CTGAGCCTCAAGCTCGCCGTCCGGGTGACGCCGAAGGGCGGCCGCGACGCCATCGACGGCTGGGGCGCGGACGAGGCAGGCCGCCCCGTCCTGAAGGTGCGGGTCAGCGCCGCCCCCGCCGACGGAGCCGCCAACGCCGCCGTCGTCGCCCTGCTGGCCAAAGCCCTGAAGGTGCCGAAGTCCGCCGTCCGCATCGCCGCCGGCGAGACCGCCCGGATCAAGCGCCTGGAGATCGACGGCGCGAGCGAGGCCGACGCGGCCCGCGCCTTCGGAGCGCCGCCCTAG